The following proteins are co-located in the Pochonia chlamydosporia 170 chromosome 6, whole genome shotgun sequence genome:
- a CDS encoding maintenance of telomere capping protein 1 (similar to Marssonina brunnea f. sp. 'multigermtubi' MB_m1 XP_007291825.1), whose protein sequence is MASKKTKAATPAADDNLDELFEGIGDDAKSKKTTNPKANKPTSAASKAKGDDDILADLESQLASEQSSSRPHTPRGVRRAAGTPPVGDDKAAAAAARKSTDSARSLRASFTPSATSSELHDAEKKGTVEQVQQQQSGGWWGGILSTATGVMKQAENAYKEMQHNEEAKKWADQVRGLSGGIDVGALRNYGDELRSRAMPTFTNILHTLAPPISSHERLMIHITHDLVGYPSMDPLIHGVFSRVMSQVEGGDLLVVQRGHESSSRRYSDGSAGWRDGPWWRQTDGPRELGLVKGMVEGTKLCRAGAESYANEYFAAHGGIEAAKTRATEDLSESNPVRTSDIFLSVQAISVDADKTLFAGSASAEKEKEASAVKEQEEEDEHVCFAVYVLDPVHEIEFSTVSQSIPSKWIRWLDAATPLTPGSNDGTQDTPFDGGIPDDIKDIIESGGVDPREWVAEWIEDTLNLSVGIVAQRYVARRMGVGEGGLGRGKKRVEELVDANAGEVARAGLI, encoded by the exons ATGGCTTCGAAAAAGACGAAAGCAGCTACCCCTGCTGCCGATGACAACCTCGACGAGCTCTTTGAGGGCATTGGCGATGACGCCAAGTCCAAAAAAACGACCaaccccaaagccaacaaaccCACCTCGGCAGCCTCAAAGGCCAAGGGAGATGACGATATCCTGGCCGACCTCGAGTCTCAACTTGCGTCCGAGCAGTCCTCATCGCGCCCGCATACTCCCCGAGGTGTGAGACGGGCCGCTGGGACACCCCCTGTTGGTGACGACAAGGCCGCAGCAGCTGCTGCCCGCAAGTCGACCGACAGCGCAAGAAGCTTGAGGGCGAGCTTCACACCTAGCGCCACCAGCTCTGAGCTTCACgatgctgagaagaagggcacTGTCGAGCAggttcaacaacagcagaGCGGTGGTTGGTGGGGTGGCATCCTCTCAACTGCTACCGGCGTAATGAAGCAGGCTGAAAATGCCTACAAAGAGATGCAACATAatgaagaggccaagaaatGGGCTGATCAAGTTCGAGGCTTGTCAGGAGGCATCGACGTCGGCGCGTTGCGCAACTACG GAGATGAGCTTCGAAGCCGGGCTATGCCCACGTTTACCAACATTCTACATACCCTTGCGCCGCCTATTAGCTCTCACGAGAGACTGATGATTCACATTACCCACGATCTTGTCGGTTACCCGTCCATGGACCCCTTGATTCATGGCGTTTTCTCTCGTGTCATGTCACAAGTCGAAGGTGGTGATTTGCTCGTTGTCCAGCGAGGACACGAGAGCAGCTCTCGACGCTACAGTGACGGttctgctggctggcgaGATGGTCCCTGGTGGCGCCAGACTGACGGCCCTCGGgaacttggccttgtcaagGGCATGGTGGAGGGCACCAAGCTGTGTCGTGCCGGCGCTGAATCATATGCGAATGAATACTTTGCCGCCCACGGAGGCATCGAAGCGGCCAAGACCCGAGCTACAGAAGATTTGAGCGAGAGCAACCCTGTGCGGACTTCCGACATCTTCTTGTCCGTGCAGGCCATCTCGGTGGACGCCGACAAGACGTTATTCGCTGGCTCAGCCTCagcagagaaggagaaagaagCATCCGCCGTGAaggagcaagaagaggaggatgagcatGTCTGCTTTGCCGTCTATGTCCTTGACCCGGTCCACGAAATTGAATTCTCTACAGTCAGCCAGAGCATTCCTTCAAAATGGATTCGCTGGCTCGATGCTGCCACGCCACTGACGCCTGGGTCTAATGACGGAACCCAGGATACACCCTTTGACGGCGGCATTCCCGATGATATCAAAGATATTATTGAGAGCGGTGGTGTTGACCCCCGCGAGTGGGTTGCTGAATGGATTGAAGATACACTAAACCTGTCAGTTGGCATTGTCGCTCAACGATACGTCGCAAGGCGAAtgggtgttggtgagggCGGCCTTGGACGCGGCAAGAAGAGGGTGGAAGAGCTCGTGGACGCCAACGCGGGCGAAGTAGCAAGAGCCGGGCTAATTTAG
- a CDS encoding malate dehydrogenase (similar to Neosartorya fischeri NRRL 181 XP_001262877.1), producing the protein MDASKKDAKFAHLTLNANGPIQCALRGQAVLNTPYFNKGSAFPVEERRAFNLTGLLPQNVQTLDEQVKRAHEQYLSRSDDLARNTFLASLKDQNEVLYYKLLQDNLKAMFSVVYTPTEGDAIQNYSRLFRRPEGCFLNIRDKERVFNDLAMWGEADDIDYIVVTDGEEILGIGDQGVGGILISVAKLVLATLCAGVHPNRCLPVVLDCGTDNEELLKDELYLGLREKRVGGKEYDEFVESFVHAATTNFPGAYIHFEDFAVGNARRILDTYRPRMACFNDDVQGTGCVTLAAIMAGLHVSGQKLADVKMVVFGAGSAGIGIADQVRDAIAAEGGISHEEASKQIWLIDRPGLLTTDIDVSDSQKPFVKNAGDWKDKETNLLSVIRAVHPKVLIGTSTVPGAFTQEIVTEMAKHVSRPIIFPLSNPTRLHEQTPQNLLQWTQGKALVATGSPFDPVKGPWGPNGEELTIEVAECNNSVVFPGIGLGCILSRAKLLTDKMLVAAVQAVASLSPALKDENAPLLPDVEAVRDVSLRVAMGVIKAAMEEDLASQEGIPSDDKQLEEWVKVQMWEPKYRELVKVDLEGAGRAAKGELRKAGTVDRV; encoded by the exons ATGGATGCCTCAAAAAAAGACGCCAAATTTGCTCATCTCACCCTCAATGCCAACGGGCCAATCCAATGCGCTCTCCGGGGCCAAGCCGTCCTCAACACACCGTACTTCAACAAGGGCTCTGCGTTTCCCGTGGAGGAACGTCGCGCCTTTAATTTGACCGGCTTGCTTCCGCAAAATGTCCAGACGCTTGATGAACAGGTCAAGAGGGCGCATGAGCAGTATCTCTCTCGGAGCGATGACTTGGCGAGGAATACGTTTTTGGCGTCGTTGAAGGATCAGAATGAGGTGCTGTACTATAAG TTGTTACAGGACAATTTGAAAGCCATGTTCAGCGTGGTATACACACCCACAGAAGGAGATGCAATTCAAAACTATTCACGGCTTTTCAGACGCCCAGAAGGGTGTTTCTTGAACATCCGAGACAAGGAGAGGGTGTTTAACGATTTGGCCATGTGGGGTGAAGCAGATGATATTGACTACATTGTCGTCACAG ATGGCGAGGAAATCCTCGGAATAGGAGACCAAGGTGTCGGCGGAATCCTCATATCCGTCGCGAAACTCGTCCTCGCCACGCTGTGCGCTGGCGTCCACCCCAATCGTTGTTTGCCAGTTGTGCTGGACTGCGGCACAGATAACGAGGAACTACTAAAAGACGAACTGTACCTGGGTCTAAGAGAGAAGCGTGTTGGTGGAAAGGAGTACGACGAGTTTGTAGAATCTTTTGTGCATGCTGCGACGACAAACTTTCCAGGAGCTTACATCCACTTTGAGGATTTTGCAGTCGGCAACG CGAGGCGGATTTTGGACACGTACCGCCCCAGAATGGCTTGCTTTAACGACGATGTCCAAGGGACGGGATGCGTCACACTGGCTGCCATTATGGCTGGGTTACATGTGTCGGGACAGAAACTTGCCGACGTGAAAATGGTTGTGTTTGGGGCGGGAAGTGCGGGAATCGGAATCGCAGATCAGGTGAGGGATGCGATTGCTGCGGAGGGTGGTATATCCCACGAGGAAGCATCAAAGCAAATATG GTTGATTGACCGGCCGGGTCTTCTCACTACAGACATTGACGTATCGGATTCTCAAAAGCCATTCGTCAAGAATGCAGGAGACtggaaggacaaggagaCAAATCTCCTGTCTGTCATTCGAGCTGTACATCCCAAGGTCCTCATTGGCACGTCGACTGTCCCCGGAGCATTCACGCAGGAAATTGTCACTGAAATGGCCAAACACGTCTCGAGACCAATTATATTCCCATTGAGCAATccgaccagactgcatgaGCAGACGCCCCAGAATCTGTTGCAATGGACTCAGGGAAAGGCACTTGTGGCAACTGGTTCTCCATTTGACCCCGTCAAAGGACCATGGGGACCAAATGGGGAAGAGCTTACTATAGAAGTGGCAGAATGCAACAACTCAGTCGTCTTCCCCGGCATAGGGCTAGGCTGCATCTTATCCAGGGCGAAACTACTCACGGACAAGATGCTCGTTGCGGCAGTGCAGGCCGTGGCTTCATTGAGCCCTGCACTCAAGGATGAGAATGCGCCTTTGTTGCCGGatgttgaggctgtgagaGACGTGAGTCTCCGTGTGGCGATGGGAGTGATCAAGGCTGCTATGGAGGAGGATTTGGCATCACAGGAAGGTATCCCATCTGATGACAAGCAATTGGAAGAATGGGTCAAGGTGCAGATGTGGGAGCCCAAGTATCGTGAGTTGGTCAAGGTGGACTTGGAGGGTGCTGGCCGCGCTGCGAAGGGAGAATTGAGAAAGGCTGGGACGGTGGATAGAGTGTga
- a CDS encoding beta-mannosidase (similar to Neosartorya fischeri NRRL 181 XP_001262769.1): MAARTVIPINKNWQFKRANKGDSSYLAVSQFPTHIHLDLLHHGLIPDPYMGQNEKEVQWIGETVWVYRTAFPSPEVKDKAKAVLAFDGLDTFATVVLNGKTILETDNMFVSERADVTDLLKKSGDNELVITFDAAYLRGWKEVEKYPDHKWGCWNGDISRLAVRKSQYHWGWDWGPELLTCGPWRPVNLEVYESRITDMHSEIDVEDSLKSAKVVAHAAVEGSASHVRFNISLNNKIVSSETVNVKHGEAVATFKVQNPELWYPIRYGKQPLYTIKATLLEGSTEADTATKKIGLRKVELIQRPLKDQPGTTFFFQVNNIPIFCGGSNWIPADNFIPRISKERYYDWVKMVANGNQFMLRVWGGGIYEEEPLYDACDELGILVWQDFMFGCGNYPAHPSYLESVEREARENVKKLRHHPSIVIWAGNNEDYQYAESEKLNYDPKDQTADNWLKTDFPARYIYEKVLPDVCKELIPDTYYHPGSPWGGNDTTDPTVGDIHQWNVWHGSQEKYQNFDKLVGRFVSEFGMEAFPSIKTIEAFLPKGKDDPERFAQSSTVDFHNKAAGHERRLALYLVENIRYTPDPLEYYIYCTQLMQAECIASAYRLWKREWRGPGREYCAGALVWQINDCWPVTSWAICDYYLRPKHAYYTVKREMAPISIGMTRREHSKPKDKYTRVHIDTEIKIEIWGSNINLEDLTADCVVKAWDVETGRETYSQTVSAKHYLPANASTEIISMNVPVTKKNTGEEGRTVVAAYLYQEGKQIARYVNWPEPLKYLHLQKPNHLKAELNTARNAVELSAEVPVKGLAVECDDDNVKFEDNLIDIVPGEIVCIGVKGVTKDTKFTTQYLNMLS, from the exons atggctgctCGAACTGTTATTCCCATCAACAAGAACTGGCAGTTCAAGCGGGCCAACAAGGGCGACTCTTCATACCTGGCCGTATCTCAATTCCCAACACACATTCATTTGGACCTgcttcatcatggcctcATTCCAGACCCTTATATGGGCCAGAACGAAAAGGAGGTCCAATGGATTGGTGAGACTGTCTGGGTTTACAGGACGGCATTTCCTTCCCCAGAGGTCAAAGACAAGGCAAAAGCGGTGCTTGCGTTTGACGGGCTGGATACATTTGCCACCGTCGTTTTGAACGGAAAGACCATACTTGAGACGGACAACATGTTTGTTTCGGAGAGAGCTGATGTAACTGATTTGTTGAAAAAGAGTGGTGACAATGAGCTTGTCATTACGTTTGATGCTGCCTATCTTCGTGGTTGGAAGGAGGTTGAGAAATACCCAGATCACAAGTGGGGTTGTTGGAATGGCGACATTTCTCGTCTTGCAGTGAGGAAATCGCAATACCACTGG GGATGGGATTGGGGTCCCGAGCTGTTGACCTGTGGTCCTTGGAGGCCGGTGAATTTGGAAGTATATGAATCCCGGATTACCGATATGCATTCCGaaattgatgttgaagactCCCTCAAAAGCGCCAAAGTGGTAGCCCATGCAGCGGTGGAGGGTAGTGCGTCACATGTGCGGTTCAACATTTCTCTCAACAATAAGATTGTTTCGTCTGAGACGGTGAACGTTAAGCATGGTGAGGCTGTGGCAACCTTCAAGGTTCAAAATCCAGAGCTTTGGTACCCGATTCGATACGGCAAGCAGCCACTCTACACCATCAAGGCGACATTACTGGAAGGGAGTACCGAAGCAGACACCGCGACAAAGAAGATTGGCCTGCGCAAAGTCGAGTTGATTCAACGGCCCCTTAAGGATCAGCCCGGAacgactttcttcttccaagtAAATAATATTCCTATTTTCTGTGGAGGTAGCAATTGGATTCCTGCGGACAATTTCATCCCTCGCATATCAAAAGAGCGGTATTACGACTGGGTCAAGATGGTGGCCAATGGCAATCAATTCATGTTACGAGTCTGGGGCGGAGGTATCTACGAGGAAGAGCCTCTTTACGACGCCTGCGACGAGCTTGGCATCTTGGTCTGGCAGGACTTCATGTTTGGCTGCGGAAACTATCCTGCTCACCCAAGCTACCTCGAATCAGTCGAGAGAGAGGCACGTGAAAACGTCAAGAAGCTACGACACCATCCCTCTATTGTCATCTGGGCCGGCAACAATGAGGATTATCAGTACGCCGAGAGCGAGAAGCTCAACTACGATCCCAAGGACCAAACCGCCGACAACTGGTTGAAGACAGATTTCCCTGCGCGATACATTTATGAAAAGGTTCTGCCAGATGTGTGCAAAGAGCTGATTCCCGACACCTACTATCACCCAGGAAGCCCCTGGGGAGGCAATGACACTACCGACCCTACCGTCGGCGACATCCATCAATGGAACGTCTGGCATGGATCGCAGGAAAAGTACCAAaactttgacaagctcgTTGGCCGATTCGTATCCGAGTTTGGAATGGAGGCTTTCCCGTCTATCAAGACGATTGAGGCATTCCTacccaagggcaaggatgaTCCTGAACGCTTTGCTCAGTCGTCTACTGTCGACTTCCACAACAaggctgctggccatgagCGTCGTCTCGCGTTGTACTTGGTAGAGAATATCCGGTACACTCCTGATCCTTTGGAGTACTACATCTACTGTACGCAGTTGATGCAAGCCGAGTGCATTGCATCGGCGTATAGGCTGTGGAAGCGAGAATGGAGAGGCCCAGGACGTGAATACTGCGCTGGCGCTCTGGTATGGCAGATCAACGACTGCTGGCCAGTGACATCCTGGGCCATTTGCGACTATTATCTCCGCCCCAAACACGCATACTATACCGTTAAACGAGAGATGGCGCCCATCTCGATCGGTATGACGCGACGAGAGCACTCCAAGCCCAAGGACAAGTACACCCGCGTACACATTGACACTGAGATCAAGATTGAGATTTGGGGCTCCAATATAAACCTCGAAGATTTGACGGCCGATTGCGTCGTCAAGGCATGGGACGTAGAGACGGGGCGAGAAACATACTCACAGACTGTCTCTGCAAAGCACTACTTGCCGGCTAATGCGTCTACCGAGATCATATCGATGAATGTTCCCGTGACCAAAAAGAATACAGGTGAAGAGGGCCGCACAGTGGTGGCAGCATATCTGTATCAGGAGGGAAAGCAAATCGCCCGCTATGTAAACTGGCCAGAGCCGCTCAAGTACCTGCACCTCCAGAAGCCAAACCACTTAAAGGCGGAGCTCAACACGGCAAGAAACGCAGTGGAACTCAGTGCCGAAGTGCCGGTTAAGGGTCTCGCAGTGGAATGCGATGACGataatgtcaagtttgaggaCAACTTGATTGACATTGTGCCGGGCGAGATTGTCTGTATTGGTGTCAAGGGTGTGACGAAGGACACCAAGTTTACAACGCAATATTTGAACATGTTGAGTTGA
- a CDS encoding 60S ribosomal protein L23 (similar to Metarhizium acridum CQMa 102 XP_007811836.1) produces MAKISRGAPGGKLKMTLGLPVGAVMNCADNSGARNLYIISVKGIGARLNRLPAGGVGDMVMATVKKGKPELRKKVHPAVIVRQSKPWKRFDGVFLYFEDNAGVIVNPKGEMKGSAITGPVGKEAAELWPRIASNSGVVM; encoded by the exons ATGGCCAAGATCTC ACGTGGTGCCCCTGGTGGCAAGCTTAAGATGACCCTGGGTCTCCCTGT CGGTGCTGTCATGAACTGCGCCGACAACTCTGGTGCCCGTAACTTGTACATCATCTCCGTCAAGGGTATCGGTGCTCGTCTGAACCGTCTGCCCgccggtggtgttggcgacatggtcatggccaCCGTCAAGAAGGGAAAGCCTGAGCTCCGAAAGAAGGTCCACCCCGCGGTTATCGTCAGACAATCCAAGCCCTGGAAGCGATTCGACGGTGTTTTCCTGTACTTTGAGGACAACGCTGGTGTG ATCGTCAACCCCAAGGGTGAGATGAAGGGCTCTGCCATCACCGGCCCCGTCGGCAAGGAAGCCGCTGAGCTGTGGCCC CGTATCGCCTCCAACTCCGGTGTCGTCATGTAA